In a single window of the Coregonus clupeaformis isolate EN_2021a unplaced genomic scaffold, ASM2061545v1 scaf5198, whole genome shotgun sequence genome:
- the LOC121561883 gene encoding zinc finger protein 239-like, whose protein sequence is MDPGNMPLGLETQTDLSRGDWNRYSRSVYSEGCLDKKREVIVVDDVTVKVEAYAPLTCNVDDTHLGEGHSQGRYFLDYSESLETNPNIETHSPLHALRDRDPVSTSMGPSDSHGRILFDQVLNSKDQRAEVLGGGATSGGSKEKRFLCMFCNKGFSCLQKVEIHQRVHTGVKPFSCTQCHMRFTEAGKLKRHQRVHTGKKPFSCTQCQMCFAQAGHLKRHQRVHTGEKPYSCTQCHMRFAQAGNLKMHLKVHTGERPFACTHCGKRFSERSYLRIHQQKKHSTL, encoded by the coding sequence ATGGACCCTGGCAACATGCCCTTGGGTTtagagacacagactgatctgtctagaggggactggaaccggtacagtaggagtgtatactctgaagggtgcctagataagaaaAGGGAGGTTATAGTCGTAGATGACgtgactgtgaaagtggaggCCTACGCTCCTCTGACATGTAATGTAGATGATACTCACTTAGGAGAAGGACACTCACAAGGCAGATATTTCTTAGATTACAGCGAAAGCTTAGAGACAAATCCAAATATTGAGACCCACTCCCCTTTACATGCGCTCAGGGATCGTGACCCAGTGTCCACGTCAATGGGGCCTTCTGATTCACATGGCCGCATCCTTTTTGATCAGGTTTTGAACTCAAAGGACCAAAGGGCCGAGGTTTTGGGAGGGGGAGCAACATCAGGCGGTAGTAAAGAGAAGCGGTTCCTCTGtatgttctgtaacaaaggcttcagctgcctccagaaggtggagatccaccagagggtccacacaggggtgaaaccgttcagctgtacccagtgtcacatgcgcttcaCCGAGGCTGGCAaactgaagaggcaccagagggtccacacagggaagaaacccttcagctgtacccagtgtcagaTGTGCTTCGCCCAGGCTGGgcacctgaagaggcaccagagggtccacacaggggagaaaccctacagctgtacccagtgtcacatgcgcttcgcCCAGGCTGGCAAcctgaagatgcacctgaaggtccacacagGAGAAAGGCCGTTCGCCTGTACGCactgcgggaagaggttctcagagagaagctacctcaggatacaccagcagaaaaaacATTCCACCCTATAA